One segment of Sulfitobacter sp. W027 DNA contains the following:
- a CDS encoding enoyl-CoA hydratase-related protein, producing the protein MSLVLIERGEDRVAIIRLNRPERRNALSSALRAEIAAAVAELDADPKVRCIVLTGDEKAFAAGADLGELAEARPMGEVFDRLSAAKRAIEAARTPVIAAVRGLALGGGCELAMMCDIVIAGDTAKFGQPEIKVGIMPGAGGTQKLLRSAGKAKALRYLLTGDMFSADVAMDMGIVSEVVPDAEVMSAALGMAATIAAQPAQAVRAIKEAVHEGGNAPLDTALMLENRLFQMLFSTDDQKEGMRAFLEKRSPVFTGN; encoded by the coding sequence ATGTCATTGGTTCTTATCGAAAGAGGCGAAGATCGGGTTGCGATTATCCGTCTTAACCGCCCCGAGCGGCGCAACGCCCTATCCAGCGCCCTGCGCGCGGAAATCGCAGCGGCGGTGGCCGAACTTGATGCCGACCCAAAGGTGCGCTGTATCGTTCTGACCGGCGATGAAAAGGCTTTCGCGGCGGGGGCGGACCTTGGTGAACTGGCGGAGGCGCGGCCCATGGGCGAGGTGTTCGACCGCTTGTCTGCGGCCAAACGCGCGATCGAGGCGGCGCGTACGCCGGTGATCGCCGCGGTGCGCGGGCTGGCGCTTGGCGGGGGATGCGAGCTTGCCATGATGTGCGACATCGTGATCGCAGGGGATACGGCAAAATTCGGCCAACCCGAGATCAAGGTCGGGATCATGCCGGGGGCGGGCGGCACGCAAAAGCTGTTGCGCAGCGCGGGCAAGGCCAAAGCTTTGCGCTATCTGCTGACGGGCGACATGTTTTCTGCCGATGTGGCGATGGATATGGGCATTGTCTCTGAGGTGGTGCCAGATGCCGAGGTGATGTCGGCAGCACTTGGGATGGCGGCCACCATCGCGGCGCAACCTGCGCAAGCCGTGCGGGCGATCAAGGAAGCGGTGCACGAGGGCGGCAACGCGCCGCTCGACACCGCGCTGATGCTGGAGAACCGTTTGTTTCAGATGTTGTTCTCGACCGACGATCAAAAAGAGGGGATGCGCGCCTTTCTCGAAAAACGCTCCCCCGTATTTACAGGAAATTGA
- a CDS encoding LLM class flavin-dependent oxidoreductase: MDFGAFILAQQRGYHQSSHEVIANAVEQTVMAEQVGFSNAWYAEHHFNNYSLSPSPLMMVAHTAAKTTTIRLGSAVCILPLYHAPRFLAEVGFVDSLSNGRLELGIGSGYQDFEFQRFGTNLDDSSKIFEEYLDVIPKALCEKIFEHHSEHLDIPPSSIATRPMQDPMPPIWVTTGNPKLRERAFREGWNLFVTALLGGMDQIKHVRGQVDQAIEASGTDGSKSRLGFLRVGYASDNTAEIDHYLENALFQRRLSFSLKNRTQQTDDGYLMKEVPTDSDPTLEELKKNLPVGSVNQVIDRLLAEIEVLKPDHIALQTQLGDFDQKTMLKQMEVWGDKIIPAIQKEVGAGTKLIAAE; the protein is encoded by the coding sequence ATGGATTTCGGTGCATTCATTCTCGCGCAGCAGCGCGGCTATCATCAATCCTCGCACGAGGTTATCGCCAATGCGGTCGAGCAAACCGTCATGGCCGAGCAGGTCGGGTTCTCGAACGCCTGGTATGCCGAACACCACTTCAACAACTATTCGCTGTCGCCCTCGCCCCTGATGATGGTGGCCCATACGGCGGCGAAAACCACAACCATCCGCCTCGGATCGGCCGTCTGCATCCTGCCGCTCTACCATGCGCCGCGCTTTCTCGCCGAAGTCGGCTTTGTCGACTCGCTGTCGAACGGCCGCCTCGAATTGGGCATCGGTTCGGGCTATCAGGATTTCGAATTCCAGCGCTTCGGCACCAATCTGGACGATTCCAGCAAGATCTTCGAAGAATATCTCGACGTGATCCCCAAAGCGCTGTGCGAGAAGATTTTCGAGCATCACAGCGAACATCTCGACATCCCGCCGTCGTCGATTGCGACCCGTCCGATGCAAGATCCGATGCCGCCGATCTGGGTCACCACCGGCAACCCGAAACTGCGCGAACGCGCCTTCCGCGAAGGCTGGAACCTGTTCGTGACCGCGCTTTTGGGCGGTATGGACCAAATCAAACACGTGCGCGGTCAGGTCGACCAGGCGATCGAAGCTTCGGGCACCGATGGATCCAAATCACGCCTCGGCTTCCTGCGGGTTGGCTATGCCTCCGACAATACGGCGGAAATCGATCACTATCTCGAAAATGCCCTGTTCCAGCGTCGCCTGTCGTTCAGCCTCAAGAACCGCACCCAACAGACCGACGATGGCTATCTCATGAAAGAGGTGCCAACCGACAGCGATCCGACCCTTGAAGAGCTGAAAAAGAACCTGCCCGTGGGCAGCGTCAATCAGGTCATCGACCGCCTGCTGGCCGAGATCGAGGTGCTCAAACCCGATCACATCGCCTTGCAAACCCAATTGGGTGACTTCGATCAAAAGACGATGCTCAAGCAAATGGAAGTTTGGGGCGACAAGATCATCCCGGCGATCCAGAAAGAGGTCGGCGCCGGCACCAAACTGATCGCTGCGGAGTAA
- a CDS encoding 3-hydroxyacyl-CoA dehydrogenase, protein MAYTFEDIKTVGVIGAGLMGAGIAQVLMTSGYDVILNDMNADALSRARSSIGDRIDRLAEKGRITSKAAAAAKGRLKISADLSTLADAQLVIEAIIERLDIKQKLFTDLESIVGAQTILASNTSSLSIASIAKACENRGRVVGMHFFNPVPLMKLVEVIGGASTDQAVIDTTIALSDAMGKVPVLAKDGPGFIVNLGGRAYYTEALHIESEGVAAPEQIDRIMKMAAGFRMGPFELMDLTGMDVNFPVSRLIFEGYQSDPRLRTTAGHGYMVEAGLLGRKSGQGFYDYAEDGPKPPSPMPSPPVAGPVTALPVVLPEATDRFAGLVEKGLVAGTDDGKMPILVSPNGEDCTGVVARLGLDPKRTVAVDLSALALGVVTIMTAPGGSDVLEDVAAWLGKAGLHVEVIRDSPGFVAPRIIAMIVNLCCEMAQIGVGSPEDLGKAMTLGLNYPFNPLDHGDLLGAGRVLETMDALQDTTGSDRYRPSLWLKRRARLGLSLSADD, encoded by the coding sequence GTGGCCTATACATTTGAAGACATTAAAACGGTTGGCGTGATCGGCGCCGGTCTGATGGGCGCGGGCATCGCGCAGGTGTTGATGACATCGGGATACGACGTCATTTTGAACGACATGAACGCCGACGCCCTGAGCCGTGCGCGCAGCAGTATCGGGGACCGCATCGACCGTCTTGCGGAAAAGGGCCGGATCACCAGCAAGGCTGCCGCAGCCGCAAAAGGGCGGCTGAAGATTTCCGCCGATCTGTCCACATTGGCCGATGCGCAGTTGGTCATCGAGGCCATCATCGAGCGGCTGGACATCAAGCAAAAGCTGTTCACCGATCTTGAATCCATCGTCGGCGCGCAAACCATCCTGGCATCGAACACCTCGTCACTGTCGATCGCCTCGATCGCCAAGGCCTGCGAAAACCGCGGCCGCGTGGTGGGGATGCATTTTTTCAATCCGGTGCCGTTGATGAAGCTGGTCGAGGTGATCGGCGGCGCATCCACGGATCAGGCGGTGATCGACACCACGATTGCGCTGTCTGATGCGATGGGCAAAGTGCCGGTGTTGGCCAAGGACGGCCCCGGATTTATCGTCAACCTGGGCGGGCGGGCCTATTACACCGAGGCCCTGCATATCGAGAGCGAAGGCGTGGCCGCGCCGGAGCAGATTGACCGGATCATGAAAATGGCGGCGGGGTTCCGTATGGGGCCGTTCGAATTGATGGACCTGACCGGCATGGACGTCAATTTTCCCGTGTCGCGCCTGATTTTCGAAGGCTACCAGAGCGATCCGCGTCTGCGCACCACGGCCGGGCATGGCTATATGGTCGAGGCGGGGCTGTTGGGTCGCAAGAGCGGTCAGGGGTTCTATGATTACGCCGAAGATGGCCCCAAGCCGCCAAGCCCGATGCCGAGCCCGCCGGTGGCCGGACCGGTGACCGCGCTGCCCGTTGTGTTGCCCGAAGCCACCGACCGCTTTGCCGGGCTGGTTGAAAAGGGGCTTGTTGCCGGGACGGATGACGGAAAAATGCCCATTCTGGTCAGCCCGAACGGCGAGGATTGCACGGGCGTCGTCGCGCGTCTGGGTCTGGACCCGAAGCGCACGGTTGCGGTGGATCTGTCGGCGCTTGCCTTGGGGGTGGTCACGATCATGACCGCGCCCGGCGGTTCGGACGTGCTTGAGGATGTCGCGGCGTGGCTTGGCAAGGCCGGACTGCATGTCGAGGTGATCAGGGACAGCCCCGGATTTGTCGCGCCGCGTATCATTGCGATGATCGTGAACCTGTGCTGCGAGATGGCGCAGATCGGGGTCGGTAGCCCCGAAGACCTTGGCAAGGCAATGACTTTGGGTCTGAACTATCCGTTCAACCCGCTGGATCATGGCGATTTGTTGGGTGCGGGCAGGGTTCTGGAGACGATGGACGCGTTGCAAGACACGACCGGGTCCGACCGCTACCGTCCAAGTCTTTGGTTGAAGCGGCGCGCGCGGCTTGGCTTGTCGCTTAGCGCGGACGACTGA
- a CDS encoding flavin reductase family protein, giving the protein MRLVLTPGALPRLEGAHDFKRFSVAVPAAAEDGMDALVAPIGDRAEDGAHVWVRPDAIRALTPHAGETAWAAGFDAMVGFAERSGWTDAAGRIRAHIERIKAPAPVDADAFRDAMRRFASGVCIVAAGEGDARCGMTVSAFSSVSAEPPMVLVCLNRSSGSHECVTGAATFSVNILSAEQEEEAMVFAGQRGRHGPDRFGDVWQQDALRTPVLTTAHHALICASDSQHHSGSHTILVGRVIGAYSGNTEGALLNYNGALRQGNWAA; this is encoded by the coding sequence ATGCGCTTGGTTCTCACCCCCGGTGCCCTGCCCAGGCTTGAGGGCGCCCACGACTTCAAACGATTCTCCGTCGCGGTTCCGGCCGCGGCAGAGGACGGCATGGACGCGCTGGTCGCGCCGATCGGTGATCGGGCCGAAGATGGCGCGCATGTCTGGGTTCGCCCCGATGCGATCCGCGCCCTGACGCCCCACGCCGGAGAGACAGCATGGGCGGCAGGGTTCGACGCGATGGTCGGCTTTGCCGAACGCTCGGGTTGGACCGACGCGGCCGGCCGCATCCGCGCCCATATCGAACGGATCAAAGCCCCGGCGCCCGTGGACGCGGATGCGTTCCGCGATGCCATGCGCCGTTTTGCATCGGGTGTCTGCATTGTTGCCGCGGGCGAAGGTGATGCCCGCTGCGGGATGACCGTATCGGCGTTTTCGTCGGTTTCGGCTGAACCGCCGATGGTTCTGGTCTGCCTCAACCGCTCCTCCGGATCGCATGAATGCGTCACCGGCGCCGCAACCTTCTCAGTCAATATTCTCTCTGCCGAGCAGGAAGAGGAAGCCATGGTGTTTGCCGGTCAACGCGGTCGCCACGGGCCGGATCGTTTCGGGGATGTCTGGCAGCAGGATGCATTGAGAACACCGGTTCTGACAACGGCCCACCACGCGTTGATCTGCGCAAGCGACAGCCAGCATCATTCCGGCAGCCACACCATTCTGGTTGGCCGCGTGATCGGCGCTTATTCCGGCAATACGGAAGGGGCGCTGCTCAACTACAACGGGGCCTTGCGCCAAGGTAACTGGGCAGCCTGA
- a CDS encoding PQQ-dependent sugar dehydrogenase codes for MTAAAQESGFDVSGQIGPDPILPEPRMSLLPDMKLAEVIGWQEGETPTVPDGFTAAVYAKDPVNPRTVHTLPNGDVLVVQGRGPSGKPLLRPKDYIRGWVMSLGKGGDGPTKDSNLITLLRDTDRDGAVDKRSDLLTDLNSPFGVAWIDNTLYVAAADAILSYPYELGATEITAEAEVLTPLPGGPINHHWIKDLALSPDGTMLYASVGSNSNVAERGMEAEKGRAAIWEVNRATGASKIFASGLRNPNGLTFEPETGTLWAVINERDELGPNLVPDYMTSIVENGFYGWPWSYFGDHVDERVYSKRPDMVEKALSPDYALSSHVAPLGMIFTRGSAMPEPYANGAFVGEHGSWNRDHFNGYKVSYIPFKDGKPSGKAVAFVTDFLSGDRAQGRPAGVGIDGTGALLVADDAGNTVWRVAPSDGTVTPEPVGSDGQRLLADAGAQDGEDPAPATTKTDSETVEDQQQEPENENESVEDSISEGGAADAVSPTPLTTGPTVNLDADQNSGQQ; via the coding sequence ATGACTGCCGCAGCTCAGGAGAGTGGATTTGACGTATCCGGTCAAATTGGTCCGGACCCCATTTTGCCAGAGCCACGCATGTCATTGCTGCCTGATATGAAGCTTGCCGAAGTGATCGGCTGGCAGGAGGGTGAAACGCCAACTGTTCCTGACGGTTTCACTGCAGCTGTCTATGCAAAGGACCCTGTGAACCCGCGCACGGTCCATACCCTTCCTAATGGTGATGTGCTGGTCGTGCAGGGGCGAGGCCCATCAGGCAAGCCCCTGCTCCGGCCCAAGGACTACATCCGGGGTTGGGTGATGAGCCTTGGTAAGGGTGGTGATGGTCCGACAAAGGACAGCAATCTGATTACCCTGTTGCGCGACACGGACCGTGATGGCGCAGTGGATAAACGTAGCGATCTGTTGACCGATCTGAACTCTCCTTTCGGGGTGGCCTGGATTGATAACACACTTTATGTGGCGGCGGCCGATGCCATCCTGTCCTATCCCTACGAGTTGGGCGCGACAGAGATCACCGCAGAGGCAGAGGTTCTCACGCCATTGCCCGGAGGGCCAATTAATCACCACTGGATAAAGGATTTAGCGCTAAGCCCGGATGGCACGATGCTTTATGCTTCCGTCGGTTCGAATTCCAATGTCGCAGAGCGCGGCATGGAGGCCGAGAAGGGCCGTGCTGCGATTTGGGAGGTGAACCGGGCAACTGGCGCGAGCAAGATATTCGCCTCCGGACTGCGCAACCCCAATGGACTGACCTTCGAACCTGAAACCGGCACTCTTTGGGCAGTCATCAACGAACGCGACGAGTTGGGACCAAACCTCGTGCCCGATTACATGACCTCAATCGTCGAGAACGGGTTTTACGGCTGGCCCTGGAGCTATTTCGGCGATCATGTAGATGAACGGGTCTATTCCAAGCGCCCGGACATGGTCGAAAAGGCGCTATCGCCCGATTACGCCCTGTCGAGCCACGTGGCACCGTTGGGCATGATCTTTACACGGGGTTCCGCGATGCCTGAGCCATACGCCAACGGTGCGTTCGTCGGCGAGCACGGCAGTTGGAACCGCGATCACTTCAATGGATACAAGGTTAGCTACATTCCCTTTAAGGACGGCAAGCCGTCTGGGAAAGCGGTTGCCTTCGTCACCGACTTCCTGTCAGGGGATCGAGCACAGGGGCGGCCAGCCGGCGTTGGCATTGATGGGACCGGTGCATTACTGGTGGCCGATGATGCTGGCAATACAGTCTGGCGGGTTGCCCCGTCGGACGGCACCGTGACGCCCGAGCCTGTCGGATCGGACGGCCAGCGGCTGCTCGCAGACGCTGGCGCGCAGGATGGCGAAGACCCTGCACCGGCAACCACGAAGACAGATTCAGAAACCGTAGAGGATCAGCAGCAGGAGCCGGAGAACGAGAATGAGAGCGTCGAAGACAGCATCAGTGAGGGCGGCGCTGCTGACGCTGTGTCGCCTACGCCACTGACAACTGGTCCCACGGTCAATCTCGATGCGGATCAAAACTCCGGGCAACAATAG
- a CDS encoding PRC-barrel domain-containing protein: MQRSYDIVGYKLRAKDGTVGSITDLLFDDRHFALRWMVVDTGKWLPGRKVLLPPSALGNPDPSVREYPVDLNLDEIEAAPGLETDEPVSHPLEADIYGHYGWSPYWDSGYGYALVGGMQPVGAVVPEKTIRTDKPVATEKSQHGDPHLRSISEVTGYYVEATDGSIGHIENFVIDETEWIIRYLMIDTKNWWPGKMVLISPHWLREIDWSDRKIFVDVTRDRVKAAPEFDPSMTLDREYEERMYTHYGYQPYWAGWV, from the coding sequence ATGCAACGCAGTTATGATATTGTTGGATATAAACTCCGCGCGAAGGACGGCACGGTCGGTTCAATTACGGATCTTCTCTTTGACGATCGGCACTTTGCTCTTCGGTGGATGGTTGTCGATACTGGCAAATGGCTTCCGGGCCGTAAGGTTCTGTTGCCTCCATCTGCGCTTGGGAACCCGGACCCTTCCGTGCGCGAGTATCCTGTCGACCTCAATCTTGATGAGATAGAGGCGGCTCCCGGACTTGAAACCGACGAGCCGGTATCCCATCCACTTGAGGCCGATATTTATGGCCACTACGGGTGGAGCCCGTACTGGGACAGCGGGTATGGCTACGCGCTGGTCGGAGGAATGCAGCCTGTTGGCGCAGTCGTCCCGGAGAAGACTATTCGCACTGATAAGCCGGTGGCGACGGAGAAAAGTCAGCACGGGGATCCCCACCTTCGCAGTATCAGTGAGGTGACCGGTTACTATGTCGAAGCCACTGACGGCAGCATTGGTCACATTGAGAATTTTGTGATCGACGAAACTGAATGGATCATTCGCTACCTGATGATCGACACCAAAAACTGGTGGCCTGGAAAGATGGTTTTGATTTCCCCGCATTGGCTACGCGAAATCGATTGGAGCGACAGGAAAATCTTCGTTGATGTCACCCGGGACAGGGTCAAGGCCGCGCCTGAGTTCGATCCCTCGATGACTTTAGATCGGGAATATGAAGAACGGATGTACACCCACTATGGCTATCAACCATACTGGGCAGGGTGGGTATGA
- a CDS encoding IS3 family transposase (programmed frameshift), giving the protein MSKRKQHHPEFKAKVALEALRGEETVSELASRFGVHPTMIHQWKRALLEGASGVFERGSRKAPEVDEEQVKDLHAKIGELAVANDFLGQKAQTLDRQVRCKMIEPNIPGLSVGKQCSLLSISRSSFYYEPKGESEMNLDLMRVIDKQFLETPFYGVRQMTWHLRNEQHLVNEKRIRRLMRLMGLMPIYQKPNTSKAANGHKIYPYLLRGLRVDRPNQVWCADITYLPMRRGFLYLVAIMDWHTRKVLAWRISNTLEAEFCVEALNEAIHKFGLPQIMNTDQGSQFTSFAWTVRLRRSAVRISMDGKGRFLDNIFVERLWRSLKYECVYLHAWETGSEAKAGVRKWIEFYNHKRPHSALGGQPPAVVYWQRNETTNPGQQVQRVA; this is encoded by the exons ATGTCGAAACGGAAGCAACATCACCCAGAATTCAAAGCCAAGGTGGCGTTGGAAGCGCTGAGAGGCGAAGAGACTGTCAGCGAGCTGGCCAGTCGGTTTGGGGTTCACCCGACGATGATCCATCAATGGAAACGTGCATTGCTTGAGGGCGCATCTGGTGTGTTCGAGCGAGGTAGCCGGAAGGCACCGGAAGTCGATGAAGAGCAGGTCAAAGACCTGCATGCCAAGATTGGGGAGCTGGCCGTCGCCAACGATTTTTTGG GCCAGAAAGCTCAAACCCTGGACCGGCAAGTGAGGTGCAAGATGATTGAGCCGAACATTCCGGGTCTGTCCGTTGGCAAGCAATGTTCCCTGCTGTCGATCTCGCGGTCGTCATTTTATTATGAACCCAAGGGTGAGAGCGAGATGAACCTCGATCTGATGCGCGTCATCGATAAGCAGTTCTTGGAAACCCCGTTTTACGGTGTGCGCCAAATGACGTGGCACCTGCGCAATGAACAGCATCTGGTGAACGAAAAGCGCATCCGACGCCTTATGCGGTTGATGGGTCTCATGCCGATATACCAGAAACCCAACACCAGCAAGGCTGCGAACGGCCATAAGATTTACCCCTATCTGCTGCGTGGGCTGCGCGTGGACCGGCCCAACCAAGTCTGGTGCGCTGACATCACCTATCTACCGATGCGGCGAGGCTTTCTGTATTTGGTTGCCATCATGGACTGGCACACTCGCAAGGTGTTGGCGTGGCGCATATCAAACACGCTGGAAGCGGAGTTCTGCGTCGAGGCCCTGAACGAGGCCATCCACAAATTTGGTCTGCCACAGATCATGAATACGGATCAGGGAAGCCAGTTCACATCGTTCGCATGGACGGTTCGGCTGCGGCGATCAGCCGTGCGCATCTCGATGGACGGCAAAGGTCGCTTTCTCGACAATATCTTTGTTGAACGACTGTGGCGGTCTCTGAAATACGAGTGCGTCTATCTGCATGCTTGGGAAACCGGCTCAGAAGCTAAGGCTGGCGTCAGAAAGTGGATCGAGTTCTACAATCACAAGCGACCGCATTCTGCTCTTGGCGGCCAACCGCCTGCCGTGGTCTATTGGCAGAGAAACGAAACAACCAACCCCGGTCAGCAGGTGCAAAGAGTAGCTTAA
- a CDS encoding IS6 family transposase, with protein sequence MNIPSSMPRLKGYRFPREIVAYAVWVYHRFALSTADVEDLLADRSVMVSRETIRKWVNRFGRHFADCIRRDRPAAGDKWHLDEVVIPINGRKYWLWRAVDANGDVLDILVHPQRNAKAARRFLTRLIDRFGEPRVVITDKLRSYFRPIRDLAPGVDHRAHKGSNNRIEGSHRPTRKREKLMGRLKSPRQAQRFLAAHDQINIVFRPRRYQLSVVSYRHARSDAFDLWRGYAAVMTA encoded by the coding sequence ATGAATATACCATCTTCCATGCCGCGCCTGAAAGGCTACCGTTTCCCTCGTGAAATCGTTGCATATGCCGTCTGGGTCTACCATCGCTTCGCGCTCAGCACGGCGGACGTCGAGGATCTTCTTGCCGATCGGAGTGTGATGGTCAGCCGGGAAACGATCCGAAAATGGGTGAACCGCTTTGGCCGCCACTTTGCCGATTGCATCAGGCGCGACAGACCCGCCGCGGGCGACAAATGGCACTTGGATGAGGTCGTCATCCCAATCAACGGCAGAAAATACTGGCTCTGGCGGGCGGTCGACGCGAACGGCGACGTCCTTGACATTCTCGTTCATCCACAGCGCAATGCCAAGGCTGCAAGACGTTTTCTGACAAGGCTGATCGACCGGTTCGGTGAACCCCGTGTCGTCATCACGGACAAGTTGCGCAGTTATTTCAGGCCGATCCGGGACCTGGCACCAGGCGTAGATCATCGCGCGCACAAGGGCTCGAACAACCGGATCGAAGGATCACACAGGCCAACACGAAAACGCGAGAAGTTGATGGGGCGGTTAAAATCTCCCCGGCAGGCACAAAGATTTCTGGCTGCCCATGATCAGATCAACATCGTTTTTCGCCCACGACGCTATCAACTCTCCGTCGTCTCATACCGCCACGCAAGGTCCGATGCTTTCGACCTCTGGAGAGGCTATGCTGCTGTAATGACCGCCTGA
- a CDS encoding LysR family transcriptional regulator, producing the protein MDKLRAMELFVAIAETGSFSAAGRRYGLSPASVSRHVSALEDSLGVALVLRSTRALVLTESGEIFLHDAGEILANLKMAETNATAQQNLVQGVLRVHSRTMFGVSVLARLQPEFQKANPQLILDLHLSEGPVRLREDKFDLDFRIAPPEEAGLVRRRLFHSRRILVASRGYLDDAPPLTQPVDIHNHACLTYWLNTEPVFWRFRRHDDGAAEEISVPTAFMSNNGLVLLEMARAGRGIALLDEYTVADDLREGRLVQLLPDIRVTNTTFDEGIFVTYLQTPYVPAKLRHYIDFVVKNWDKLR; encoded by the coding sequence ATGGACAAGCTGCGCGCAATGGAGCTTTTCGTGGCGATTGCCGAAACCGGCAGTTTTTCTGCGGCGGGGCGGCGGTACGGGCTGTCTCCGGCTTCGGTCTCGCGACATGTCAGCGCGCTTGAAGACTCTCTGGGTGTCGCACTCGTCCTGCGTTCGACGCGGGCGCTGGTCCTGACAGAGAGCGGCGAAATCTTCTTGCATGACGCGGGCGAGATTTTGGCCAACCTCAAAATGGCCGAAACCAATGCCACCGCCCAACAAAACCTGGTTCAGGGTGTTCTGCGCGTGCATTCGCGGACCATGTTCGGGGTCTCAGTCCTTGCCCGGTTGCAGCCGGAATTTCAAAAGGCCAATCCGCAGTTGATCTTGGATTTGCATTTGTCCGAGGGGCCGGTGCGGTTGCGTGAGGACAAATTCGATCTTGATTTTCGCATCGCCCCCCCCGAAGAGGCGGGGTTGGTGCGGCGGCGATTGTTTCATTCGCGCCGCATCCTCGTGGCCTCGCGCGGCTATCTGGATGATGCCCCACCGCTGACCCAACCCGTGGATATTCATAACCATGCCTGTCTGACTTATTGGCTTAATACCGAACCGGTGTTCTGGCGGTTCCGGCGTCACGACGACGGCGCGGCCGAAGAGATCAGCGTGCCGACAGCCTTCATGTCGAACAACGGTCTGGTCCTGCTGGAAATGGCGCGGGCGGGCAGAGGCATCGCCCTGCTGGATGAATACACCGTGGCCGATGACTTGCGCGAGGGGCGGTTAGTGCAATTGCTGCCCGACATCCGCGTCACCAACACCACCTTTGACGAGGGCATTTTCGTGACCTACCTGCAAACGCCCTATGTGCCCGCCAAACTGCGCCACTACATTGATTTCGTCGTCAAAAATTGGGATAAGCTGCGGTAA
- a CDS encoding nuclear transport factor 2 family protein: MSTGISTDDLADRELIRDCLFRYARGIDRADEAALQSAYWPGAWDQHGATSGPVEEFYDRVRGAWARGARNVHHINNILIDLLGDGRADVESYFLALQRGEGVDGITRQAMLSGRYCDRFEKRGGAWRIAHRVVVYDWVEPQAVPEESEVDRFGLRQPIGGVFPDDPVYRIGT, encoded by the coding sequence ATGAGCACTGGCATATCGACCGATGATCTGGCCGACCGCGAATTGATCCGGGACTGTTTGTTTCGCTATGCGCGCGGCATCGACAGAGCGGATGAAGCCGCCCTGCAAAGTGCGTATTGGCCCGGCGCATGGGACCAACACGGCGCGACCTCTGGTCCGGTCGAAGAGTTTTATGATCGGGTGCGGGGCGCTTGGGCGCGTGGGGCGCGTAATGTGCATCACATCAACAACATCCTGATTGATTTGCTTGGCGATGGCCGTGCGGATGTCGAAAGCTATTTCCTCGCGCTGCAACGCGGGGAGGGGGTCGATGGTATCACGCGACAAGCCATGCTTTCGGGCCGCTATTGTGACCGTTTCGAGAAGCGGGGCGGCGCGTGGCGCATTGCGCATCGTGTCGTGGTCTATGACTGGGTGGAACCGCAAGCGGTGCCGGAGGAGTCCGAAGTCGACCGTTTTGGCCTGCGGCAACCGATTGGCGGGGTGTTTCCCGATGATCCGGTCTATCGCATCGGGACATGA
- a CDS encoding plasmid pRiA4b ORF-3 family protein, with protein sequence MTLVARLKVTLSDVEPQVLRRFDVPLKIKLSRMHDVIQAAMGWTDSHLYEFRADGSGWGVPDPDGFYAGPMPASKTSLLDVIEDVGTKTIHYIYDFGDNWHHVIKIEKIDGSIAGAAYPRLVRAIGACPPEDVGGFPGYADFLDAIADPKHEEHSQMLEWYGGQFDPDEAEIGRILDNFERLAKKWAPKPRKPKAAPKRL encoded by the coding sequence ATGACGCTGGTCGCACGCCTCAAGGTCACATTGTCCGATGTCGAGCCTCAGGTGCTTCGACGCTTTGATGTGCCCCTCAAGATCAAGCTGAGCCGCATGCATGATGTGATCCAGGCTGCCATGGGATGGACCGACAGTCACCTGTATGAGTTCAGGGCCGATGGCAGCGGCTGGGGCGTGCCAGACCCAGATGGGTTTTATGCTGGCCCGATGCCGGCCAGCAAAACCAGCCTGCTTGACGTGATCGAAGATGTGGGAACCAAGACCATCCATTACATCTATGACTTTGGCGACAACTGGCACCACGTGATCAAGATCGAGAAAATCGATGGGTCTATCGCGGGTGCCGCATATCCACGCCTGGTCAGGGCCATCGGTGCTTGCCCTCCGGAGGATGTGGGCGGCTTCCCCGGCTACGCTGACTTCCTCGATGCCATAGCCGACCCCAAGCACGAAGAACACAGCCAGATGCTGGAATGGTATGGGGGGCAGTTCGACCCGGATGAGGCAGAGATCGGCCGCATCCTCGATAACTTCGAGCGTCTTGCCAAAAAATGGGCCCCAAAGCCGCGTAAACCAAAAGCCGCACCCAAACGCCTCTGA